The window CGTCGCCGACGCGGTTGCGCGCCGGAATCCGCACCCCATCGAAAAAGAGCGAACCGCGCTGGGTGAGCCGCTCGCCGGGAGTTTTGTACACCTGACGGGTCACGCCAGGACCGTCGAGCGGCACCAAAAACGCTGAAATCCCCCGCGCCCCGGATTCCCCAGTCCGCGCAAACACAATGCAGGCGTCGGCATACCCGGCAAAGGTGATCGACGCCTTCTCGCCAGTAACCAGATAATCGTCGCCGGACCGCACCGCGCGGGTGGTAATGTTGGCGGCGTCGGACCCGGCGCTGGGCTCGGTCAGCCCAAAGCCAATCACCGCCTCGCCAGCGGCATGGCGCGGCAACCATTCCGCTTGCACCTCGGGATGCGCGTACTCGGACAATAATTCGGACGCGATCAACCCGAGCTGGATAAAGAGGCTGTAGTTGAAGTCGCCGCGCGAGAGTTCTTCCGTCATGATGCCGCACGATACGTAGTCGGCCATCTGGCCGCCGAATCGTGCGGGCACGCGCAGACCGAAGACGCCCAGTTTGGCGACTTCGCGGATTTCTTCGCGGCCGATTTTCTCGCCGCGATCCCAACGCGCATAGTTGGGCAAGAGTTTCTCCTTGGCGAATTGACGGAGAGTTTGCTGTAGCAACAGTTGATCTTCGGTGAAGGTAAAG of the Deltaproteobacteria bacterium genome contains:
- a CDS encoding acyl-CoA dehydrogenase family protein, with translation MDFTFTEDQLLLQQTLRQFAKEKLLPNYARWDRGEKIGREEIREVAKLGVFGLRVPARFGGQMADYVSCGIMTEELSRGDFNYSLFIQLGLIASELLSEYAHPEVQAEWLPRHAAGEAVIGFGLTEPSAGSDAANITTRAVRSGDDYLVTGEKASITFAGYADACIVFARTGESGARGISAFLVPLDGPGVTRQVYKTPGERLTQRGSLFFDGVRIPARNRVGDERGGFAQAMVAFDFNRAVIALACVGAAQQSLDETIDYTKGRQVFGKPLAKFEGVAFQVAEHLTLIEAARLVSYKCLWLKEQGQKHTKEAAMAKWLGPKAAAEAIHACIILHGHYGYSMDLPLEQRWRDVVGLEIGDGTPEIMKGVIAREAFGREYTAYRD